A window of the Nibribacter ruber genome harbors these coding sequences:
- a CDS encoding SDR family oxidoreductase produces the protein MRPQKGRIFIFNPLLDKTSKKGSQTHQKSVVRLYSARPAFLSIMTDQYNAGKVMVVTGASSGIGLATTQALAQTGATVVLVCRHAGRAQEAMDQIMAKVPHAQLQLHLADLSSLEEVRRLAQDLQAAYPVIDVLVNNAGIIPGLRSTSKEGLETAWVINHLAPFLLTNLLMDNLLAAPQGRIINLTSEAHRLGQIDFAQLGNPKHYSAITAYADSKLANILFTYELARRVEFTNLTVNCVHPGVVATNFGKGSSGFVRALLFMGRLFMRTAAKGAETPVFLATSPSMATLSGKYFKDKKQIKSAVGTYNAHTARRLWEVSEEQTGF, from the coding sequence ATGCGGCCCCAGAAAGGCCGCATTTTTATTTTCAATCCTTTACTGGACAAAACCAGCAAGAAAGGCAGCCAAACCCATCAGAAATCCGTAGTGCGTTTGTATTCTGCCAGACCGGCATTCCTTTCAATCATGACAGATCAATACAACGCAGGCAAAGTGATGGTAGTGACGGGCGCCAGTTCGGGCATTGGCTTGGCTACTACCCAGGCCCTGGCCCAGACCGGCGCCACGGTGGTGCTGGTCTGCCGCCATGCCGGGCGCGCCCAGGAAGCCATGGACCAAATCATGGCCAAAGTTCCGCACGCCCAGTTGCAGCTGCACCTGGCAGATTTGTCTTCATTGGAGGAAGTTCGCCGTCTGGCTCAGGATTTGCAGGCAGCCTACCCGGTCATAGACGTACTGGTCAACAATGCGGGCATCATTCCGGGCTTGAGGAGCACTTCTAAAGAGGGTCTGGAAACCGCCTGGGTCATCAACCACCTGGCCCCTTTCCTGCTCACCAATCTTTTAATGGACAACCTGCTGGCCGCCCCGCAGGGACGCATCATCAACCTCACCTCAGAGGCGCACCGCCTGGGGCAGATTGACTTTGCGCAGCTGGGCAACCCTAAGCATTACAGCGCCATTACCGCCTACGCAGACTCCAAGCTGGCCAACATCCTGTTCACCTATGAGCTGGCGCGCCGCGTGGAGTTTACCAACCTGACGGTGAACTGCGTCCACCCAGGCGTGGTGGCCACCAACTTCGGGAAGGGAAGCAGCGGTTTTGTAAGGGCCTTACTGTTTATGGGACGACTGTTCATGCGCACTGCCGCCAAAGGCGCCGAAACGCCGGTGTTCCTGGCCACTTCGCCTTCCATGGCCACGCTCAGCGGCAAGTACTTCAAAGACAAGAAGCAGATCAAGTCGGCGGTGGGTACCTACAACGCGCACACCGCCAGAAGACTCTGGGAGGTAAGCGAGGAACAAACGGGTTTTTAG
- a CDS encoding DUF3127 domain-containing protein, whose translation MSFDVQGRLHEIFDETQVSEKFRKREFVLEIPDGSYTQYAKFQLTQDKCNILDNYKTGDEVKVAFNLSGKPFTKNGTTMYFTNLQAWRVEHAGAPAAPQQGGGRPAFAQEPAKTNSFISDDMDNDLPF comes from the coding sequence ATGTCTTTTGATGTTCAAGGAAGATTGCACGAGATCTTTGACGAAACCCAAGTGAGCGAAAAATTCCGTAAGCGTGAATTCGTTCTTGAAATACCGGATGGCTCTTACACGCAATACGCTAAGTTTCAGCTTACGCAAGACAAGTGCAACATTCTAGACAATTACAAAACCGGCGACGAAGTAAAGGTGGCCTTTAACCTGAGCGGCAAGCCGTTCACTAAAAACGGTACCACTATGTACTTTACCAACCTGCAGGCCTGGAGAGTAGAGCACGCAGGTGCCCCAGCAGCCCCTCAGCAAGGCGGCGGACGTCCAGCGTTTGCGCAGGAGCCGGCCAAAACCAACTCCTTCATCAGTGATGACATGGACAACGACCTTCCTTTCTAA
- a CDS encoding isoaspartyl peptidase/L-asparaginase family protein, with the protein MMEKPFALALHGGAGTITRALLTPEMDMAYKASLEEALSIGHHLLSTGHSALEAVEAAVVSLEDNPLFNAGRGSVFNKRGRHEMDASIMCGKTLAAGAVAGVRNVKNPIQLASQVLHHSDHVFLCMQGAEEFARKQGLVFETDEYFYTQQRYEQWQQLRDSNVYMLDHSDELKDKKFGTVGAVALDKHGNLAAATSTGGMTNKNFNRIGDTPVIGAGTYANNHTCAISCTGHGEYFIRAVVAYDISCLMEYKGLSLNQAADLVIHDKLKHMGGEGGIIAVSADGEIAMPFNSEGMYRASWVEGQAPHVAIYKD; encoded by the coding sequence ATGATGGAGAAACCCTTTGCCCTGGCCCTGCACGGGGGCGCCGGCACCATTACCCGCGCCCTGCTCACCCCAGAAATGGACATGGCCTATAAAGCTTCTTTAGAGGAGGCCCTTTCCATTGGCCACCACCTGTTAAGCACTGGTCATTCTGCCCTGGAGGCAGTTGAGGCCGCGGTGGTCAGCCTGGAAGATAATCCTTTGTTTAATGCCGGCAGGGGCTCTGTCTTTAACAAGCGCGGGCGCCATGAGATGGATGCCTCTATCATGTGCGGCAAAACCCTGGCCGCCGGGGCCGTGGCCGGCGTCCGGAACGTGAAAAACCCCATTCAGCTGGCCAGCCAGGTGCTGCACCATTCAGACCACGTGTTTCTGTGCATGCAAGGCGCTGAGGAATTTGCCCGTAAACAGGGTCTGGTCTTTGAAACCGATGAATACTTCTACACGCAGCAGCGCTATGAACAATGGCAGCAGCTAAGAGACTCCAACGTGTACATGCTGGACCACTCAGATGAGCTCAAGGATAAGAAGTTTGGCACGGTGGGCGCCGTGGCGCTAGACAAACACGGCAACTTAGCAGCGGCCACCTCTACGGGCGGCATGACCAACAAGAACTTCAACCGCATTGGAGACACCCCCGTGATAGGAGCGGGCACCTACGCCAACAACCACACCTGCGCCATTTCCTGCACTGGCCATGGCGAGTACTTCATACGGGCGGTGGTGGCATATGATATTTCCTGCCTCATGGAATACAAAGGCCTCAGCCTCAACCAGGCCGCCGATCTGGTAATACATGACAAGCTCAAGCACATGGGCGGCGAAGGAGGAATCATTGCGGTCTCAGCCGACGGGGAAATTGCCATGCCCTTCAATTCTGAGGGTATGTACCGCGCCTCCTGGGTAGAAGGGCAGGCGCCTCATGTGGCCATTTACAAAGATTAG
- a CDS encoding cyanophycinase: MITLDQTPKGILIAVGGNEDKGTFPFKKKRFHLNFFELGILRRIIDTMGGPQARIEVITTASMIPEEVGALYMRAFTVLGCDNVGLLDIRTEADAHIPTHLERLRKANGVMMTGGDQSRLATIFGGTAFHQIMLDRYLHDETFVIAGTSAGAMAMSDIMIKGGSSPSSLLKGSVRLDTGLSFQKNVIFDSHFVKRGRFGRLMEAVATHPFKIGIGLGEDTGVLIRHGNIIETIGSNLVIVVDGHHIKHNNASYAAPGTPLSIEHLLVHVLAYGNFYDIKDRKFSHVPFKD; this comes from the coding sequence ATGATTACATTAGACCAGACCCCCAAAGGCATACTCATAGCGGTAGGCGGCAATGAAGACAAAGGCACCTTCCCGTTCAAAAAAAAGCGCTTCCACCTCAATTTCTTCGAGTTGGGCATCTTGCGCAGAATTATTGACACCATGGGTGGCCCCCAGGCGCGCATAGAAGTCATCACCACCGCCTCTATGATTCCTGAAGAAGTGGGAGCTTTGTACATGCGGGCGTTTACGGTGTTGGGCTGTGACAATGTGGGACTACTGGACATAAGAACCGAAGCAGACGCGCACATTCCCACCCACCTGGAGCGCCTGCGCAAGGCCAACGGCGTCATGATGACCGGCGGCGACCAGTCCCGGCTGGCCACCATCTTCGGGGGAACGGCCTTTCACCAGATCATGCTGGACCGCTACCTGCACGACGAGACCTTTGTGATTGCCGGTACCAGCGCGGGCGCCATGGCCATGTCTGACATCATGATCAAGGGCGGCAGCTCGCCCAGTTCGCTCTTAAAGGGCTCTGTCCGCCTGGACACCGGCCTGAGCTTCCAGAAGAATGTGATATTTGACTCTCACTTTGTCAAGCGGGGGCGGTTTGGTCGGTTAATGGAGGCGGTGGCCACGCATCCGTTCAAAATAGGCATTGGCTTAGGCGAAGACACCGGCGTACTCATCCGGCACGGCAACATCATAGAAACCATTGGCTCTAACCTGGTCATAGTAGTAGACGGTCACCACATCAAGCACAACAACGCTTCTTACGCAGCCCCGGGCACGCCTCTGTCCATTGAACACTTACTGGTGCACGTATTGGCCTACGGTAACTTCTATGACATCAAGGACCGCAAATTCTCCCACGTTCCTTTCAAAGACTAA
- a CDS encoding YciE/YciF ferroxidase family protein, with protein MKLTSLSDLFIHQLKDLYNAEQQLLKAMPDMLEKATNKNLKTAINSHMLETENQIQRLQKCFQTLGVDGNGEKCKAMEGLLKEAKEFMEHDADPEVMDAGLIASAQRVEHYEIAGYGTACTYAKFLGHTEVLNLLQETLSEEKKTDEKLTFIAETAVNRKAENH; from the coding sequence ATGAAATTAACATCCTTAAGTGACCTGTTCATTCATCAATTAAAAGATTTGTACAACGCGGAGCAGCAGTTATTGAAGGCCATGCCTGACATGCTGGAGAAAGCGACCAATAAAAACCTGAAGACGGCCATCAACTCGCACATGCTGGAGACCGAAAACCAGATCCAGCGCCTGCAGAAATGCTTCCAGACCTTAGGCGTTGACGGAAACGGTGAGAAATGTAAAGCCATGGAAGGCCTCCTGAAGGAAGCCAAGGAATTCATGGAGCATGACGCCGACCCAGAAGTAATGGATGCCGGCCTCATTGCCAGCGCCCAACGGGTAGAGCACTATGAGATTGCCGGGTACGGCACCGCCTGTACCTACGCCAAGTTTCTGGGTCACACAGAGGTATTGAACCTATTGCAGGAAACCCTGAGCGAAGAAAAGAAAACCGATGAGAAGCTGACCTTTATTGCTGAGACTGCCGTGAACAGGAAGGCAGAGAACCATTAA
- a CDS encoding M1 family metallopeptidase produces the protein MSQTISSTIQPNQDPHSFSKPQEAVLKHVDWDLTIDFDKQQITGTGVYRLEHSQRLEVILDVKDLTILWVKLDDAPSEEEFTLSAPVKHLGQALRIPIQKHTRTVTIAFETTPQAAALQWLAPEQTAGKVHPFLFTQSQAILARTWLPCQDSPSVRFTYTAKVKVPSHLLPLMSADNPQQKNANGEYLFQMDQPIPSYLLSLAVGNLEFAPVGHRCGVYAEPETLPDATYEFADTEKMLEAAEALYGPYLWGRYDLLVLPPSFPFGGMENPKLTFATPTIIAKDRSLTSLIAHELAHSWSGNLVTNATWNDFWLNEGFTVYFERRIMEALYGHDYAEMLHTLGYQDLQHTLQELAATPQDTCLKLQLEGRDPDEGLTEIAYEKGNYFLRHIEQQVGRQRFDQFVKNYFSTYKFQSMDTTHFLEILEKELINGDEALREKINANAWVYTPGIPEGVEAPHAAAFDRIREQLQHWKEGTPPAALHTQDWSTHEWLYFLRGLGPNLTKDKMQELDQAYSFTQSGNSEIVAVWLQHAIENDYAPANARLEEFLTHVGRRKFLVPLYKALLEKPDGRQRAKAIYEKARPNYHAVATSTIDDMLQK, from the coding sequence ATGAGCCAGACAATATCATCTACCATCCAGCCCAACCAAGATCCTCACAGTTTCTCTAAACCCCAGGAGGCCGTCCTGAAACACGTAGACTGGGACCTCACCATTGATTTTGACAAGCAGCAGATAACCGGCACGGGTGTGTACCGCCTTGAGCATTCCCAAAGGCTGGAGGTGATTCTGGATGTGAAAGACCTAACCATTCTTTGGGTGAAGCTGGATGATGCGCCCTCAGAGGAAGAGTTCACGCTGTCGGCGCCGGTGAAGCATTTGGGCCAGGCGCTGCGCATTCCTATTCAGAAGCACACCCGCACCGTCACCATCGCCTTTGAAACAACGCCGCAGGCCGCAGCCTTGCAATGGCTGGCCCCGGAACAAACCGCCGGGAAAGTCCATCCGTTTCTGTTCACGCAGTCGCAGGCCATTCTGGCGCGCACCTGGCTCCCGTGCCAGGACAGCCCCAGCGTGCGGTTCACCTACACAGCCAAGGTAAAAGTACCCTCGCACTTGCTTCCGTTGATGAGCGCCGACAATCCTCAGCAAAAGAATGCCAACGGCGAGTATCTGTTCCAGATGGACCAGCCAATCCCCTCCTATCTGCTGTCTTTGGCCGTGGGCAATTTAGAGTTTGCCCCGGTGGGCCACCGCTGCGGCGTGTACGCAGAGCCAGAAACCCTGCCAGATGCCACCTATGAGTTTGCAGACACAGAAAAGATGCTGGAAGCCGCCGAGGCCCTCTACGGCCCCTACCTCTGGGGACGCTATGACCTGCTGGTGCTGCCGCCTAGCTTCCCGTTTGGCGGCATGGAAAATCCTAAGCTCACCTTCGCCACGCCTACCATTATTGCCAAAGACCGCTCCCTTACCAGCTTAATTGCCCATGAACTGGCGCATTCCTGGTCAGGGAACCTGGTCACCAACGCCACCTGGAACGACTTCTGGCTCAACGAGGGCTTCACGGTATATTTTGAGCGCCGCATCATGGAAGCCCTGTATGGCCATGACTACGCCGAGATGCTCCACACCCTGGGCTACCAGGACCTGCAACACACGCTACAAGAACTGGCCGCCACTCCGCAAGACACCTGCCTGAAGCTCCAGTTAGAAGGCCGCGACCCAGACGAAGGCCTCACCGAGATTGCCTATGAGAAGGGAAACTACTTTCTAAGGCACATAGAACAACAGGTGGGCCGGCAGCGGTTTGACCAGTTTGTGAAGAACTACTTCAGCACATACAAATTCCAGTCCATGGACACGACTCATTTTCTGGAGATTCTGGAAAAAGAGCTCATAAACGGAGACGAAGCCCTGCGGGAGAAAATCAATGCCAACGCCTGGGTGTATACGCCGGGCATACCAGAAGGCGTAGAGGCCCCGCATGCCGCCGCCTTTGACCGCATACGTGAACAGCTACAGCACTGGAAAGAAGGCACTCCGCCAGCCGCACTACACACCCAAGACTGGAGCACGCATGAATGGCTTTACTTTTTGAGAGGCTTGGGGCCAAACCTAACCAAAGACAAGATGCAGGAACTGGATCAGGCGTATTCCTTCACGCAGTCTGGCAATTCAGAGATAGTGGCGGTCTGGCTACAGCACGCCATTGAAAACGACTACGCACCCGCCAACGCCAGACTAGAGGAGTTCCTGACGCACGTAGGCCGCCGCAAATTCCTGGTGCCTTTGTACAAGGCCCTGCTGGAAAAGCCAGACGGCAGACAGCGTGCCAAAGCCATTTATGAGAAAGCTAGGCCCAATTACCACGCCGTGGCCACCAGTACCATAGATGACATGCTACAGAAGTAA
- a CDS encoding L,D-transpeptidase family protein: protein MAGILVLTACAKSNDKKSQSKAKTAVALPQQTDSVFVVRYTTSQPAFKEHLPLMKLFYRERGYKFAWFKDGQLIPQASKLQEVLKGAHEEGLNPRDYQVVDIASLFKNFEAAKDDSVKHKIQEEIDVALTATYFNYASDFYRGTVNPKAMDNIEWEVKKNKIKLHKALQTILKERDSRYPYYEFEALHTGYIRLRDALKNYRQIKQQGGWPKVELAKAIKPGDSAQAVVALRQRLLGKTAATGVTSPSVYDQNLATAVKKFQVNNGLKPDGVVGGETLKKLNVSVDERIDQIIINMERWRWVPKRFEDKYVFVNIPEYVLHVMEKDKEIMNMKVVVGKEMNATPVFSDKLEYIVFYPYWNITPDILAEEIAPAQAQNPNYLARNDMEVVKDIGNNKVEVLPASSVDWYSIDNKAKIRVRQRPGKKNPLGFVKFIFPNEHNVYLHDTPADHLFNQTERGFSHGCIRIEKPFELAQYLLKDQKKWTPSAIQGAMHGGEEKYVNLSAKVPVYIVYFTTWVDDAGEVHFRDDIYGHDRDLEMAYFR from the coding sequence ATGGCCGGAATTCTTGTGTTAACTGCCTGTGCCAAGTCTAACGACAAAAAATCACAATCCAAAGCGAAGACGGCGGTGGCCCTGCCGCAACAGACAGATAGTGTGTTTGTGGTACGGTATACCACCAGCCAACCGGCCTTTAAAGAGCACTTGCCTCTCATGAAGCTCTTTTACCGGGAGCGCGGCTATAAGTTTGCCTGGTTCAAAGACGGCCAGCTTATTCCGCAGGCGTCCAAGTTGCAGGAAGTCTTGAAGGGTGCCCATGAGGAAGGCCTCAACCCAAGAGACTACCAGGTGGTGGACATTGCGTCTTTGTTCAAGAACTTTGAGGCGGCCAAGGATGATTCTGTCAAGCACAAGATTCAGGAAGAGATTGACGTGGCACTCACGGCCACTTATTTCAACTACGCCTCAGACTTTTACCGTGGCACCGTCAACCCCAAAGCGATGGACAACATTGAGTGGGAGGTGAAGAAAAACAAAATAAAGCTGCACAAGGCCCTTCAGACCATTTTGAAGGAGCGCGACAGCCGTTACCCATATTATGAGTTTGAGGCGCTGCACACCGGCTACATTCGCCTGCGCGATGCCCTCAAAAACTACCGTCAAATCAAACAGCAGGGCGGCTGGCCTAAAGTTGAACTGGCCAAAGCCATCAAACCCGGCGACTCTGCCCAGGCCGTGGTGGCCCTACGCCAGCGACTGTTGGGCAAAACGGCTGCCACCGGCGTGACCTCGCCTAGCGTGTATGACCAGAACCTGGCCACGGCCGTAAAGAAATTCCAGGTGAACAATGGTCTTAAGCCAGACGGCGTGGTGGGCGGGGAGACCCTCAAAAAACTGAATGTGTCTGTAGACGAACGCATTGACCAGATCATCATCAACATGGAGCGCTGGCGCTGGGTACCTAAGCGCTTTGAAGACAAATACGTGTTCGTGAACATACCTGAGTATGTGCTGCACGTGATGGAAAAGGACAAGGAGATCATGAACATGAAAGTGGTGGTGGGCAAGGAAATGAACGCCACCCCCGTGTTCAGTGACAAGTTAGAGTACATTGTGTTCTACCCGTACTGGAACATCACTCCAGACATCTTAGCCGAGGAGATTGCCCCTGCCCAGGCCCAGAACCCCAACTACCTTGCCCGAAACGACATGGAAGTGGTGAAGGACATTGGCAACAACAAAGTAGAGGTGCTGCCGGCGTCTTCTGTAGACTGGTATTCCATTGACAACAAAGCCAAGATCAGAGTGCGTCAGCGGCCAGGGAAAAAGAACCCGCTGGGCTTCGTGAAATTCATTTTCCCCAATGAGCACAATGTGTACCTGCATGATACGCCCGCAGACCATCTTTTCAACCAGACGGAGCGTGGTTTTAGCCATGGCTGTATTAGAATTGAGAAACCGTTTGAACTGGCGCAATACCTGTTGAAAGACCAGAAGAAATGGACGCCTTCGGCTATTCAAGGTGCCATGCACGGCGGGGAAGAGAAATACGTGAATTTGTCTGCCAAAGTACCGGTGTATATTGTGTACTTCACCACCTGGGTAGATGACGCCGGAGAGGTTCATTTTAGAGACGACATCTACGGCCACGACCGCGATTTAGAGATGGCCTATTTTAGATAA
- a CDS encoding transcriptional regulator, which produces MTDLLPRIKELLTWAGGGPAAFADAIGLPRPVMSHILSGRNKPSLEVVQKILAGFPEVQANWLLLGQGEMLKSLDSSSLTQAPSALSHEAAAFSGAGNEKGESAKSIKGEEPAEDALKSGSPTLHKKVKQVLFIYEDGTFDSFQSNE; this is translated from the coding sequence GTGACAGACCTTTTGCCAAGAATAAAAGAATTGTTGACCTGGGCGGGCGGCGGTCCTGCGGCTTTCGCAGATGCCATAGGGCTTCCGCGTCCGGTCATGAGCCATATTCTATCGGGACGAAATAAGCCCAGCCTTGAAGTAGTGCAAAAGATTCTGGCGGGCTTTCCGGAGGTACAAGCCAACTGGCTTCTACTAGGCCAAGGCGAGATGCTAAAGAGTTTAGATAGTTCTTCCTTAACCCAAGCACCTTCTGCTCTGAGCCATGAGGCTGCTGCTTTTTCAGGAGCAGGAAATGAAAAAGGTGAAAGTGCAAAATCTATAAAAGGAGAGGAGCCAGCAGAAGATGCTTTAAAAAGTGGTTCGCCCACCTTGCATAAGAAAGTAAAACAAGTACTGTTTATTTATGAAGACGGCACGTTTGATAGCTTTCAATCTAATGAGTAA
- the dinB gene encoding DNA polymerase IV → MVVADNRIIAHLDLDTFFVSVERLRNSALEQKPIIIGGLSDRGVVASCSYETRFYGVHAGMPMKMAKQLCSEAIVLRGDMEAYSKYSNDVTSVIAAQAPVYEKASIDEHYLDVSGMDRFFGTWQWTNELRQTIMRETGLPISFGLSVNKTVSKIATGQAKPNGALQVNREEIKPFLAPLSIKKIPGVGQKNYQLLRNMGISTIEVLTMVPVEMMQKVLGKEGVHIWEKANGIDRAPVVPYTEQKSISTEKTFGTDTTDIAFLTNLLVSMTEGLAFDLRAQGKLAGCITVKIRYANFDTHTQQVSIPYNASDHILIRKAKELFQKLYNRRLLIRLLGVRLSHLVQGFQQIDLFEDTTQLANLYQAMDKIRCRYGGEAVKRAVGV, encoded by the coding sequence ATGGTAGTAGCAGACAATAGAATTATCGCACATTTAGACTTAGACACGTTTTTTGTTTCGGTGGAGCGCCTGCGCAACTCAGCCTTGGAGCAGAAGCCCATTATTATTGGCGGGCTTTCAGATAGGGGCGTGGTGGCCAGCTGCAGTTATGAGACGCGCTTTTACGGCGTGCACGCGGGCATGCCTATGAAGATGGCCAAACAACTTTGCAGTGAGGCCATTGTCCTGCGCGGCGACATGGAGGCGTACAGCAAATACTCCAATGACGTAACCAGCGTCATTGCTGCCCAGGCGCCCGTCTATGAAAAGGCCTCTATTGATGAGCATTACCTGGACGTGAGCGGCATGGACAGGTTCTTCGGGACGTGGCAGTGGACCAATGAGCTTAGGCAGACCATCATGAGAGAGACGGGGTTGCCAATTTCCTTCGGGCTGTCTGTCAACAAGACCGTTTCTAAGATTGCCACCGGGCAGGCCAAGCCCAACGGCGCATTGCAGGTGAACAGAGAGGAGATAAAGCCGTTTTTGGCGCCGCTGTCCATCAAGAAGATTCCGGGAGTGGGGCAGAAGAACTACCAACTGCTGCGCAACATGGGCATTTCTACCATTGAGGTGCTTACCATGGTGCCGGTGGAGATGATGCAGAAGGTGCTGGGCAAGGAGGGCGTGCACATCTGGGAGAAGGCCAACGGCATTGACCGCGCCCCCGTGGTGCCGTACACCGAGCAGAAGTCCATCAGTACGGAGAAGACCTTCGGGACAGACACCACGGATATTGCGTTTCTGACCAACCTGCTGGTGTCCATGACCGAGGGGCTGGCTTTTGACCTGCGTGCCCAGGGAAAACTGGCGGGCTGCATCACGGTCAAGATCCGGTACGCCAATTTTGACACGCACACCCAGCAGGTCTCCATCCCTTACAACGCCTCAGACCATATTCTCATAAGAAAGGCCAAGGAACTGTTCCAGAAGCTCTACAACCGCCGCCTGCTCATCCGGCTGTTGGGTGTACGGCTGAGCCATCTGGTACAGGGTTTCCAGCAGATAGACCTCTTTGAAGACACCACCCAACTGGCCAACCTCTACCAGGCTATGGACAAAATCAGGTGCCGCTACGGCGGCGAGGCGGTGAAACGAGCAGTGGGAGTTTAA